Proteins encoded together in one Planctopirus ephydatiae window:
- a CDS encoding MaoC/PaaZ C-terminal domain-containing protein yields the protein MQRQMYEDCRVGEKAISDGRTITEADIVAYAALTGDWNPIHCNAEFMSEHPFGERIAHGLLILSISSGLLFRVVGYELLPLKNIVFVGLEQVRFVNPTRIGDTLRMHAETIEMKPVNAQSGLVTVRIKMVNQRQEAVLTTRAKFAVPRKRLDASAVV from the coding sequence ATGCAAAGACAGATGTATGAGGATTGTCGCGTCGGCGAAAAGGCCATTTCGGATGGTCGAACAATCACTGAGGCCGACATTGTCGCGTATGCTGCGCTCACGGGGGATTGGAACCCAATCCACTGTAACGCCGAGTTTATGAGCGAGCATCCTTTCGGGGAGCGGATCGCACACGGGCTGCTGATACTTTCGATCAGCAGTGGACTGCTTTTCCGCGTGGTCGGGTATGAATTGCTACCGCTCAAGAATATTGTGTTTGTCGGTCTTGAGCAGGTTCGGTTTGTGAATCCTACGAGGATTGGTGACACCCTCAGAATGCATGCGGAAACAATCGAAATGAAACCCGTGAATGCCCAGAGCGGATTAGTGACTGTGCGGATCAAGATGGTCAATCAGCGTCAAGAAGCGGTGTTAACTACGCGCGCCAAGTTCGCAGTTCCGCGAAAACGATTGGACGCCTCTGCTGTCGTGTGA
- a CDS encoding sulfotransferase family protein gives MNGNSPVSSKSLGILEAASPSAELRPIFILGEHRSGTTILYKLLGLTGCFNITTAFHVLYSDRLRALHAEGAMAGAQQELSDIFASWDISTRVIDNMPLEPGMPEEYGMHLFRKTASPKLKRSNLGVFLDFCRTIQEVEDPSKPLLLKNPWDFSNFRFIKSVLPNARFVFIHRHPIHILNSQLKAMQTNQQSGNAYVKFLVDAPGFLQTLHKSKFVQRLVKWATSPNNRWRLGMRHLASSGEKARCEFVDRIAELPTDSYVSVRYEDLCDHPEQVMQSILSFVQATSSSGVDYGEWIQPRPTRLLPEVEEWESRLLRSFEKSMRYHKYIT, from the coding sequence ATGAATGGTAACTCCCCTGTGAGCAGTAAATCGCTCGGAATACTTGAGGCCGCATCACCGAGTGCGGAACTGCGACCGATTTTTATTCTTGGCGAACACCGTTCGGGCACAACGATTCTTTATAAGTTGCTCGGTCTGACGGGGTGTTTCAATATCACCACGGCGTTCCATGTCCTCTATAGCGATCGACTGCGTGCTCTGCACGCGGAAGGGGCAATGGCCGGTGCTCAGCAGGAATTGAGTGATATTTTCGCATCGTGGGATATTTCAACCCGCGTTATCGACAACATGCCGTTGGAACCGGGAATGCCGGAAGAGTATGGCATGCATCTGTTCCGGAAGACGGCGTCCCCCAAACTCAAACGGTCAAACCTCGGCGTGTTCCTCGATTTCTGCAGAACCATTCAGGAGGTCGAGGATCCATCAAAACCACTGCTGCTAAAGAATCCTTGGGATTTCTCCAACTTTCGATTTATCAAGTCTGTTCTGCCCAATGCTCGATTCGTGTTTATTCACCGTCATCCGATTCATATCCTGAACTCGCAGTTGAAGGCGATGCAGACGAATCAACAGTCGGGAAATGCCTATGTGAAGTTCTTGGTCGACGCTCCCGGATTTCTGCAGACTCTCCATAAAAGCAAGTTCGTGCAAAGGCTTGTCAAGTGGGCCACATCACCGAACAATCGTTGGAGGCTTGGGATGCGGCACTTGGCTTCCTCCGGTGAGAAGGCGAGATGTGAGTTTGTTGATAGGATTGCCGAGTTGCCCACCGACAGCTATGTGTCGGTGAGATACGAGGATCTTTGTGACCATCCCGAGCAGGTCATGCAGTCTATTCTCTCGTTTGTTCAGGCGACATCGTCGAGTGGTGTCGACTATGGTGAGTGGATTCAGCCACGACCGACGCGGTTGCTTCCTGAAGTTGAGGAGTGGGAGTCACGACTGCTGAGGAGTTTCGAGAAGAGCATGCGATATCATAAGTACATCACATAA
- a CDS encoding condensation domain-containing protein, with the protein MKSSALPTTAPGKLSDSEMLKVRQLDLLKRIPKRFPATFADMSQFMVRQANTQHGNLIVRFDRHIDSSRLEQAMRLVIYAEPILGCRFVEHWYRPYWQRRDDVDCMALCIVMNVENPESALTEFMEAEIDPSKDPLIQVSVFRSKCQDTLCYKMNHLVGDAPSLLKIVLLIGEYYQKLSVEPSFLPEPNLRSRDHSEVLKHFSLSEKIRVARSFLANQRLTRNLWLLDVNDVGVDRVKGRYFIRKLDRSISDSIWRFSKQHRATVTVILLAAVYKTMRRMFPATGDDGLGVGTTVDHRNYLPAREREVSPVANLSGPSRMFVDLPADASLGEVVEVIKEQFKEALKSRLLGLNYPAVFLSMPFVRPLLLMVPFGVLQSILKRVAGPRLFGRTRAVGIANVGNLAAVLDVFGDVKPIDAFATAAIFRTAGIGFVVTQFKGTTTIAIGATESLVRADVCEMILDGIEEELLSLNCEELSAMDARGNGGFEKV; encoded by the coding sequence GGTTCGGCAGCTTGACTTGCTAAAACGAATCCCAAAGCGCTTTCCCGCAACATTCGCTGACATGAGCCAGTTTATGGTCCGCCAGGCGAATACGCAGCATGGTAATCTTATCGTCCGATTCGACCGGCACATTGATTCTAGCCGCTTGGAGCAGGCGATGCGGCTGGTGATCTACGCTGAGCCGATTCTTGGGTGCCGTTTCGTTGAACACTGGTATCGGCCTTATTGGCAACGCCGAGACGATGTGGACTGCATGGCTTTATGCATTGTCATGAATGTTGAGAACCCGGAGTCGGCACTGACAGAATTCATGGAGGCCGAAATTGATCCTTCAAAAGACCCTCTCATTCAGGTGAGTGTCTTTCGTAGCAAGTGCCAAGACACGTTATGCTACAAAATGAACCATTTAGTAGGCGATGCACCCTCTCTGCTTAAGATTGTTCTGCTCATAGGTGAATACTATCAGAAGCTATCAGTTGAACCCTCATTTCTGCCTGAGCCAAATCTGCGGTCCCGAGACCACAGTGAAGTCCTAAAGCACTTCTCGTTAAGCGAAAAGATTCGAGTTGCCCGAAGCTTTCTTGCCAATCAGAGGCTGACCAGGAATCTATGGCTGCTTGACGTGAATGATGTGGGAGTCGACCGGGTAAAGGGAAGATATTTCATTAGAAAGCTAGATCGGTCGATATCGGACTCAATATGGAGGTTCTCAAAGCAGCATCGGGCTACGGTGACGGTCATCCTGCTGGCGGCGGTTTACAAGACAATGAGGCGCATGTTTCCAGCAACCGGAGACGATGGACTTGGGGTAGGAACGACTGTCGATCACCGAAACTATCTTCCAGCAAGGGAGCGGGAGGTTTCGCCGGTTGCGAATCTATCCGGCCCGAGTCGAATGTTCGTTGATCTACCCGCAGATGCCAGCCTAGGTGAAGTTGTGGAGGTGATTAAGGAGCAATTCAAAGAAGCCCTTAAGAGTCGCCTACTTGGCCTAAATTACCCGGCGGTCTTTCTGTCGATGCCATTTGTGCGACCCTTGCTCTTAATGGTTCCGTTTGGAGTACTACAATCCATCCTCAAGCGTGTAGCGGGTCCTCGGCTTTTTGGGAGAACCCGTGCGGTAGGAATTGCTAACGTAGGAAATCTTGCAGCGGTCCTTGATGTCTTCGGTGATGTGAAGCCTATCGATGCCTTTGCGACCGCCGCAATTTTCAGGACTGCAGGAATTGGGTTTGTTGTTACCCAGTTCAAGGGGACAACTACAATCGCCATCGGGGCGACGGAAAGTCTTGTCAGAGCGGACGTGTGTGAGATGATTCTAGATGGGATTGAAGAGGAACTCCTTTCACTTAATTGCGAAGAGTTATCGGCAATGGATGCTCGGGGCAATGGGGGCTTTGAAAAAGTGTAG
- a CDS encoding TolC family protein yields the protein MLTPTPIAAQEERPWKLILPEQRSIQLQTPPQIPVDVPMGGPPTTVTSPGERVEWLLSLDEAIHIAIQNSEAIRVAGGASVRVTGQTIYDVAIANTKIDAERAQFDPTLGIDNTFVRQDIPTAGLIVPNPRQRRISGFTRDGYNHATGIEKLNPLGGLTRFDIETNVQRTKPTIAQLNPLTTTRAGVSYVQPLLLGAGQDVTMAPIRIAQLETDRTFFQFKNSVQDMVHAVIQAYWRLAAARITVWATEKQVEQSRFASERAEARMRAGLADSAEVSQTRLAYYNFRSAQIVAKNAQLDTENLLRNLLFLPPESETEIIPSTALHTETMNFEWNELLAIVEECRPDLQELRTTVLADNQRIILAKSQALPQLNLVSAYGWTNTQGEQRNRNGVVSNFNASGSRYTDWTLGVNFDMPLGLREGRANVRGQELNYARDLANLRTRSHTAVHDVASAVRAVDRNYAEYQSYRMAREAAALNLEQQRIEYDNGRTIFLNLLLAISDWGTSVSQEIDALSRFNTELANLERQTGTILETHAIYFEQEKMRTTGPLGPHHPVDYPRDLRPTPNAPRYGAEPTPPEKKYFDEDSIPTTEPTLDPTETGKASVDPPTKSGWAASLTDTITGRRFRQKNSADRSRATSEEIP from the coding sequence ATGTTGACCCCCACACCCATCGCCGCTCAGGAAGAGCGGCCCTGGAAACTGATTCTGCCCGAGCAACGCAGCATTCAACTTCAGACGCCGCCGCAGATTCCGGTCGATGTCCCTATGGGTGGCCCTCCCACAACAGTCACGTCGCCTGGTGAAAGGGTGGAGTGGCTGCTGTCGCTCGACGAAGCCATTCACATTGCAATCCAGAATTCCGAAGCCATCCGCGTTGCTGGCGGGGCCAGTGTTCGTGTCACCGGGCAAACCATCTACGATGTGGCGATTGCCAATACAAAGATTGACGCCGAACGAGCCCAATTCGATCCGACACTGGGGATCGACAACACCTTCGTGCGACAGGACATCCCCACTGCTGGCCTGATTGTTCCGAATCCTCGTCAGCGGAGAATCAGCGGATTCACAAGAGACGGCTACAATCACGCCACCGGAATAGAAAAACTCAATCCGCTAGGGGGCCTAACGCGATTTGACATTGAAACGAACGTCCAGAGAACCAAACCAACAATCGCGCAGCTCAATCCACTAACCACGACACGTGCGGGTGTCAGCTATGTGCAGCCGCTGCTGCTGGGGGCGGGACAGGACGTCACGATGGCTCCCATTCGCATCGCACAATTGGAAACCGATCGGACGTTCTTTCAGTTCAAAAACAGCGTCCAAGACATGGTGCATGCGGTGATCCAAGCCTATTGGAGATTGGCAGCCGCGCGAATCACTGTCTGGGCGACAGAAAAGCAGGTCGAACAAAGTCGCTTCGCCTCCGAACGGGCCGAGGCACGAATGCGAGCCGGGCTCGCCGATTCAGCCGAGGTCTCACAAACTCGGTTGGCCTACTACAACTTTCGTTCAGCTCAGATCGTCGCGAAGAATGCTCAGCTCGACACGGAGAATCTGCTTCGAAACCTCCTCTTCCTTCCTCCCGAGTCGGAGACGGAGATTATCCCCAGCACGGCCCTGCATACCGAAACGATGAATTTCGAATGGAACGAATTGCTGGCCATCGTTGAAGAATGTCGACCCGATCTGCAGGAGTTACGAACGACCGTTCTCGCGGATAATCAACGCATCATCCTCGCCAAGTCACAGGCTTTGCCCCAATTGAACCTGGTTAGTGCCTATGGTTGGACGAACACGCAGGGGGAGCAGCGAAACCGCAATGGCGTCGTTTCCAACTTCAACGCCAGCGGCAGCCGCTACACCGACTGGACATTGGGCGTTAACTTTGACATGCCATTGGGTCTGCGCGAGGGTCGCGCTAACGTCCGTGGTCAAGAGTTGAACTATGCCCGCGATCTTGCCAATCTTCGAACACGGTCTCATACCGCTGTTCACGACGTTGCCTCAGCAGTGCGAGCAGTCGACCGGAACTACGCCGAATACCAGTCTTATCGTATGGCTCGAGAGGCCGCGGCGCTCAATCTGGAGCAGCAGCGCATTGAGTATGACAACGGGCGTACAATTTTTCTGAATCTACTCTTGGCGATTTCGGATTGGGGAACTTCCGTCAGCCAGGAAATCGATGCCCTTTCGCGTTTCAACACAGAACTCGCCAACCTCGAACGGCAAACCGGTACCATTCTTGAAACGCATGCAATCTATTTCGAGCAGGAAAAGATGCGAACAACGGGGCCTCTCGGGCCTCATCATCCGGTGGACTATCCACGTGACTTGCGACCAACTCCCAATGCGCCTCGCTATGGTGCGGAGCCCACACCACCTGAGAAAAAATATTTTGACGAAGATAGTATACCAACGACTGAACCGACTTTGGACCCCACCGAAACTGGCAAAGCTTCGGTCGATCCGCCCACCAAGTCAGGGTGGGCGGCATCACTGACTGATACCATTACCGGACGGCGCTTCCGACAGAAAAACTCCGCCGATCGCTCCCGTGCCACCAGCGAGGAAATTCCCTAA
- a CDS encoding thioesterase II family protein, protein MSSSPGVSDSAEPWFSPSPHGDALGRLFCWPFAGGGASLFNRWQSSLPSAWQVCPIQLPGRENRLAEAACRGLVDLAGQVTTQLLPWLDRPFVFFGHSFGALLAFEVTRQLRRRGSPLPSKLIVAAFCSPEISLFRQSVSQLGNEELLHWLRETGGEMDKPLANLEWQDLLLPTLRADLEAIEGYRYTTESPLECPITAFVGRGDKIAPWNQMIGWRRQTSGSFNFHVIDGQHLFLRTAHTPLINIVRKELPALS, encoded by the coding sequence ATGAGTTCTTCACCAGGTGTATCGGACTCCGCTGAGCCTTGGTTTTCTCCCAGTCCGCACGGTGATGCGCTGGGGCGACTATTCTGCTGGCCGTTCGCCGGGGGCGGTGCAAGCCTTTTCAATCGATGGCAGTCCAGCCTGCCATCTGCTTGGCAAGTTTGTCCTATTCAGCTTCCCGGTCGAGAAAATCGTTTGGCGGAGGCTGCCTGCAGGGGCCTTGTTGATCTTGCAGGGCAAGTCACGACACAGTTGTTGCCTTGGCTTGACCGTCCGTTTGTTTTCTTCGGTCACAGTTTTGGGGCCTTACTGGCCTTTGAGGTGACTCGTCAGTTGCGACGGCGAGGCAGTCCATTGCCCAGCAAGCTTATTGTCGCGGCCTTCTGTTCCCCGGAAATCTCACTATTTCGCCAGAGCGTCTCACAACTTGGCAACGAAGAATTACTTCACTGGCTGCGAGAAACGGGCGGAGAAATGGACAAGCCGCTCGCCAATCTTGAATGGCAAGACCTGCTTTTGCCGACGCTTCGGGCCGACCTCGAAGCGATTGAAGGCTATCGTTACACGACCGAGTCGCCATTGGAGTGTCCCATCACGGCGTTTGTCGGACGCGGCGACAAAATTGCGCCGTGGAATCAGATGATCGGATGGCGCCGCCAGACGAGTGGCAGCTTCAACTTTCACGTGATCGATGGCCAGCACCTCTTCCTGCGAACAGCCCATACACCGCTAATCAACATCGTGCGGAAGGAATTGCCTGCCCTGAGCTAG
- a CDS encoding SDR family NAD(P)-dependent oxidoreductase, with amino-acid sequence MVTGASRGLGRAIALELARDGLLVIVNFRSDAEGAAQTQEAINALGGRCQIAQFDVSDASAVRTAVRNIDRDIGRINVLVNNAASGVLKPLARVKPSDIEQSLQVNLAGVLHCTCEVVKTWSGGCSGNRIINITSSAAEAGAAGSVVYCSTKAGVIGLTKSLACELGRKDITVNCISPGLFETESISLHGVNKARLLELTPLARAGRPEEVGFLVSFLASERAAFITGQVIRINGGVYM; translated from the coding sequence ATGGTTACAGGTGCGTCACGTGGTTTGGGTAGAGCAATTGCTCTCGAGCTGGCACGCGACGGATTGCTTGTGATCGTAAATTTTCGAAGTGATGCTGAGGGTGCTGCTCAGACACAGGAAGCAATAAATGCATTGGGCGGACGATGTCAAATTGCTCAGTTTGACGTCTCAGATGCGAGCGCGGTGAGGACCGCTGTACGGAACATTGATCGTGATATTGGAAGGATTAACGTGCTTGTTAACAATGCAGCGAGTGGCGTTTTAAAGCCATTGGCAAGAGTCAAGCCGAGCGATATAGAGCAATCATTACAGGTTAACTTGGCGGGTGTTCTTCATTGCACTTGCGAAGTTGTGAAGACGTGGAGTGGGGGGTGTTCTGGAAATCGCATTATCAATATTACCAGTTCGGCGGCTGAGGCTGGTGCTGCCGGTTCAGTAGTTTACTGCTCGACGAAAGCTGGCGTCATCGGCCTGACGAAATCCTTGGCTTGTGAGTTGGGTCGAAAAGACATCACGGTGAACTGCATCTCACCGGGATTGTTTGAGACAGAGTCTATTAGTCTGCATGGAGTCAACAAAGCAAGACTTCTGGAACTCACTCCGCTGGCGCGTGCGGGTCGTCCCGAAGAGGTTGGGTTTCTTGTATCGTTTCTGGCGTCGGAAAGAGCGGCCTTTATTACGGGGCAGGTGATCCGAATCAATGGTGGTGTTTATATGTAG
- a CDS encoding class I SAM-dependent methyltransferase, protein MEQQTRLGARLYDMLEKEFAEIVGLEPDRIRSEYLDALELDQGSLILDVGIGTASEIRYLCEKNPEMVSSWSVCGVDISVEMLRVARKKLKSAGLDYILMVGLVENLPFQDNSFDVVFHTGAINEFRDQRLALSELLRVAKPGSRVVVTDEWITHENAEQAIGKELARTFPSITIPSPTPFEAIPPSVSESEIKTLWNGYGYSMIMRKSMEK, encoded by the coding sequence ATGGAGCAGCAGACGCGTCTCGGTGCGCGTCTTTACGACATGCTAGAAAAGGAGTTTGCTGAGATTGTTGGCCTAGAGCCTGACAGGATCCGCAGCGAGTACCTCGATGCGCTAGAGCTTGATCAAGGGTCTTTGATCTTAGATGTTGGAATCGGGACGGCAAGCGAGATCAGATATCTCTGCGAGAAGAATCCGGAAATGGTTTCAAGCTGGAGTGTTTGTGGTGTAGACATCTCGGTAGAAATGTTACGAGTTGCGAGAAAGAAACTGAAGTCCGCCGGCCTTGATTACATCCTAATGGTCGGGCTTGTGGAGAACTTGCCGTTCCAAGATAACAGTTTTGATGTTGTATTTCATACAGGTGCTATTAACGAGTTTCGAGATCAGCGGTTGGCGCTTTCGGAGCTGCTTCGTGTAGCGAAGCCGGGGTCAAGGGTGGTTGTAACTGACGAATGGATTACGCACGAGAATGCAGAACAAGCGATTGGGAAGGAGCTCGCAAGAACCTTTCCCTCTATCACCATTCCATCGCCAACTCCTTTTGAGGCGATTCCTCCCAGTGTTTCTGAGTCAGAAATCAAAACGTTATGGAATGGCTATGGTTATAGCATGATTATGCGAAAGTCCATGGAGAAGTAA
- a CDS encoding macrolide family glycosyltransferase, translating into MAKIAVFTIPAWGHISPTLPVVKQLVEQGEAVHYYISEEYAERVRDATGADVRVVPRLVDHPVDKLPKSLIGLAGLVLQQSSAWLPNAIEPLRDENYDLILFDRVCPWGRFVADILGIPAVSLFCTVLGMVGGGKPSVHLRYLLMELLDVRMYFQFLKARGQLKKRFQLKKLGFLDLLTNTAEKNIVFTCREFLRHPNQPDASYIFVGPSVVEPATVSDLSITSGDRPLVYVSLGTVVDDAPGFYRACIQSFKDCNVTVYMSIGKRTAISDLGPIPANFVVRNFMPQIEILKCADLFISHGGLGSVNESLHFGVPLLMWTQNPEHAYNAGCVVRTGAGAILKDSDLKPDSLRRRTLAALSDDRLKKAALTMKQVYQLAGGPPRAAEVIMNEILHHANRSRIAGGK; encoded by the coding sequence ATGGCGAAAATCGCAGTCTTTACGATTCCCGCCTGGGGACACATCAGCCCGACGCTTCCGGTTGTCAAGCAGCTTGTGGAACAGGGTGAGGCCGTTCATTACTATATCAGTGAAGAGTACGCAGAGCGCGTCAGGGACGCGACTGGGGCTGATGTCCGCGTCGTACCGAGGCTGGTCGATCATCCTGTTGATAAGCTTCCCAAATCGCTCATCGGTCTTGCCGGGCTGGTTCTGCAGCAGAGCTCGGCGTGGCTCCCCAATGCGATCGAGCCTCTCCGCGATGAGAACTACGATCTGATTCTGTTTGATCGTGTTTGTCCATGGGGCCGCTTCGTGGCCGACATCCTGGGGATTCCCGCAGTCTCCCTGTTTTGCACAGTGCTCGGGATGGTGGGCGGCGGAAAGCCGTCAGTTCATCTCCGGTATCTGCTGATGGAATTACTCGATGTGCGGATGTATTTCCAGTTCCTCAAGGCCCGGGGTCAGTTGAAAAAGCGCTTTCAACTCAAGAAGCTTGGCTTTCTGGATCTGCTGACAAATACGGCTGAGAAGAACATCGTCTTCACCTGTCGAGAGTTCCTGCGGCATCCGAATCAGCCCGATGCCTCCTATATATTTGTCGGCCCATCCGTCGTCGAGCCAGCGACAGTATCGGATCTGTCGATTACTTCAGGTGATCGGCCGTTGGTGTATGTGTCTCTCGGGACGGTTGTTGACGACGCACCTGGCTTCTACCGTGCGTGCATTCAATCCTTTAAGGATTGCAATGTGACGGTGTACATGTCGATTGGTAAGCGAACGGCGATATCCGATCTGGGGCCGATTCCGGCCAATTTTGTGGTTCGCAATTTTATGCCTCAGATCGAGATTCTCAAGTGTGCTGACTTGTTCATCAGTCATGGAGGGCTGGGAAGCGTGAACGAGAGCCTCCATTTTGGTGTGCCTCTGTTAATGTGGACTCAGAATCCCGAGCATGCTTACAACGCCGGTTGTGTTGTGCGGACAGGGGCCGGAGCGATTTTGAAGGACAGTGATCTCAAGCCCGATTCGCTCCGCCGTCGAACGTTAGCTGCACTCAGCGATGATCGTCTCAAAAAAGCAGCCTTGACTATGAAGCAGGTCTACCAACTTGCCGGTGGTCCACCACGTGCCGCCGAAGTGATTATGAACGAGATTCTTCATCATGCAAATCGGTCTCGAATTGCTGGTGGGAAGTGA
- a CDS encoding sulfotransferase: MLYLAFVHGDGVLRSRYMESFVRFCQKVQYVSDPSVPLVLKSCPDYRNFLFIKSKIPNAKFVFLFRHPLRLLDSQLRIFQKGEANKLMLMMSKRYSITESPVVKRLMKGAFSDCFGINPGHSWLIHRMKVAEGQLFKDLPFVERKDYIFVGYEELMVDAQSHVQRILAHVGETCPADVNLNPYTQPRKFELLPDIQKRQEYLLRLFQKTRDLVGFDEEV, encoded by the coding sequence GTGTTGTATTTGGCATTTGTCCACGGGGACGGAGTGCTTCGTTCGAGATATATGGAATCGTTTGTAAGGTTTTGTCAAAAGGTTCAATACGTTAGTGATCCATCGGTTCCGCTGGTCCTGAAAAGCTGTCCTGATTATCGCAATTTTCTATTCATTAAAAGCAAGATCCCAAACGCGAAGTTTGTCTTCCTCTTTCGGCATCCATTGCGACTTCTTGATTCTCAATTGAGGATTTTTCAGAAGGGCGAGGCGAATAAGCTGATGCTAATGATGTCTAAGCGTTACTCAATCACCGAATCACCCGTGGTGAAGCGATTGATGAAAGGTGCTTTTTCAGATTGCTTCGGAATTAATCCGGGGCATTCTTGGCTCATTCATCGGATGAAAGTGGCCGAGGGACAACTCTTTAAGGATCTTCCATTTGTTGAGCGGAAAGATTATATATTTGTCGGGTATGAGGAATTGATGGTGGATGCTCAGTCGCACGTGCAGCGAATTCTGGCTCATGTTGGCGAGACTTGTCCTGCGGATGTTAACCTCAATCCTTATACTCAACCTCGAAAATTTGAGTTGTTGCCGGACATTCAGAAGCGTCAGGAATATCTGCTGCGGTTGTTTCAGAAGACGAGGGATCTGGTTGGATTTGACGAAGAGGTTTAA
- a CDS encoding condensation domain-containing protein: MPTLSNSESSVAEFSPSARWSFGRQVCPQRFPANFADMCQFLVGHANTQQVHVIVRYDGRIDATHLQRALRMVVVAEPILGCRFVEHWYRPYWQRRDDHESMDLCTVVESVYPERELAEFLEAEMDPRVDPMIHVRVIRGDRDTLCYKMNHVAGDAPSLMKIIAMVSKNYLQGRTGPDVAPTVNLRSRDHSEVIRHFPISHRLRVIGSFLANQRKTRNLWLLKADQVGERRDGGHYYIRRLEPDVGVAAAKLAKRKRTTMTVVMLAVLYRTLRRHIGVTGEEGLGVGTTVDHRNYLPAKERELSPVANLSGPSRMFVPLPADASLEQVVEVINEQFKRSHKQRLLGLNYPGVILAMPVIRWLLLPVPFGWVHRLLKWGTRSQLRGLVRACGLANAGEMAPLFPEFDGVKVVDALATVSIYRAAGMGFFMSQFNGAVTISLGATESLAKPEVCELILDGISQELCSLEESSRPMPSASTEVPGQ; encoded by the coding sequence ATGCCGACTTTGTCCAACTCAGAGTCTTCCGTTGCCGAGTTTTCACCCTCGGCCAGGTGGAGTTTTGGTCGTCAAGTTTGTCCCCAGAGATTCCCGGCAAACTTTGCTGACATGTGCCAGTTCCTTGTTGGGCACGCGAATACGCAACAGGTGCATGTGATTGTCCGTTATGACGGAAGGATCGACGCTACACATCTGCAGAGGGCGCTGCGAATGGTAGTCGTCGCCGAGCCGATTCTCGGTTGCCGTTTCGTGGAGCATTGGTATCGACCATATTGGCAACGCCGTGACGATCATGAGAGTATGGATTTATGCACCGTTGTCGAGTCTGTCTATCCCGAGCGCGAACTGGCAGAGTTTCTGGAAGCCGAGATGGATCCCCGCGTTGATCCGATGATTCACGTGCGGGTCATTCGCGGCGACCGAGATACGCTCTGCTATAAAATGAATCACGTTGCCGGCGACGCTCCCTCGCTGATGAAAATCATTGCAATGGTCAGCAAAAATTATCTGCAGGGCCGCACTGGCCCCGATGTCGCACCAACTGTAAATCTTCGGTCGCGAGACCACAGTGAAGTTATTCGCCATTTTCCCATCAGTCATCGTCTCAGAGTGATCGGCAGCTTTCTGGCCAATCAGCGCAAGACCCGCAACCTCTGGTTACTGAAAGCTGATCAGGTCGGTGAAAGGCGAGATGGCGGCCATTACTACATTCGTCGCCTCGAACCAGATGTGGGTGTCGCTGCCGCAAAACTGGCTAAGCGAAAGCGAACGACCATGACGGTCGTCATGCTGGCTGTGTTGTATCGGACACTTCGTCGCCATATTGGAGTAACAGGAGAGGAAGGACTGGGTGTAGGAACGACAGTCGATCATCGTAACTATCTCCCGGCGAAGGAGCGAGAGTTGTCTCCGGTCGCGAATCTGTCTGGCCCGAGTCGGATGTTTGTGCCGCTACCTGCCGATGCCAGCCTTGAGCAAGTTGTTGAGGTGATCAATGAGCAGTTTAAGAGGAGTCATAAGCAGCGTCTTCTGGGTCTTAACTATCCGGGTGTGATATTGGCCATGCCAGTGATCCGATGGCTCCTGCTGCCAGTTCCTTTCGGCTGGGTACATCGATTGCTCAAGTGGGGAACAAGGTCACAGCTGCGTGGCTTAGTTCGTGCCTGCGGACTCGCCAATGCCGGTGAGATGGCGCCGTTGTTTCCCGAATTCGATGGGGTTAAGGTCGTCGATGCGTTAGCGACTGTCTCGATATACCGCGCCGCCGGGATGGGTTTCTTTATGAGCCAGTTCAACGGTGCGGTGACGATTTCCCTGGGTGCCACGGAGAGCCTCGCAAAGCCTGAAGTGTGCGAACTCATTCTCGACGGGATATCTCAGGAGTTATGCTCTCTGGAAGAGTCGTCGCGGCCTATGCCATCGGCCTCGACAGAAGTTCCTGGCCAGTAG